Within the Achromobacter spanius genome, the region CCAACGCAGCCATGCTGTGGATGCTGCTGGGCGCTGAGTTCCTGGCCTTGTTGCTGGTGCTGGTGTACGTGGGCGCCGTGATGGTGCTCTTCCTCTTCGTCGTGATGATGCTGGACATCCGCATGGATGCCATGCGCCAGGGCCTGAAGACCTACCTGCCGCTGGGCCTGGTGATCGGTCTGGTGCTGGTGCTGGAAATGTCGTTCGTGCTGGGTTCCACCTGGTACGGCGCGGGTCCGCAAGCCCCGGTCGCTGGCGACTACAACAACGCCCGCGCGCTCGGCGAAGCCATGTACACGCAGTACATCTACGCCATTGAAGTGGGTGCCGCGCTGCTGCTGGTGGGCATGGTCGCCGCGATTGCGCTGACGCTGCGCCGCCGCCGCGACGTGAAGTACAACGACCCGGTAGCCGCCGTGCGCGTCCGCTCGAAGGACCGCTTCCGCATGGTCAGCATGCCCGCCCAGAGCGAGCGTGCCCAAGCCAAGCGTGATGCGTCGTCCGGCGCCGCCGCCGCGCCCCAAGGAGAAAAACAATGACGCTGACGCTGGCCCACTATCTGATCCTTGGGGCGATCCTGTTCGCCATCGGGATCTTCGGCATCTTCCTGAACCGCCGCAACCTGATCATTCTCTTGATGTCCATCGAGCTCGTGCTCCTGGCCGTCAACATGAACTTCGTGGCGTTCTCCAGCTGGTTCGGCGACACCGCCGGCCAGGTGTTCGTGTTCTTCATCCTGACCGTGGCCGCCGCTGAAGCGGCGATCGGCCTGGCCATTTTGGTGCTGCTGTTCCGCAACCTGAACACGATCAACGTTGACGAACTCGATCGCCTGAAGGGCTGACGGGGTATTGGAAGAAAATGTCTAGCTCACCCAATCTCTACTTGCTCATCGCGCTGGCACCGCTGGCCGGAGCAATTCTCGCGGGCCTTTTCGGCACCGGCTTCCTGGGCCGTCCCATCGGCCGCCGCGCATCCCACGTCATCACCATTCTTGGCGTGCTCATCTCGGCCATCGGTTCGGTGGTGGTGCTGGGCGACGTCCTGAACGGCCTGCGCTTTGACGGCGCGGTCTACACCTGGAGCCTCATCGGCCAGACCAAGCTGGAAATCGGCTTCCTGATCGATCCGCTGTCGGCCATGATGATGGTCGTGGTGACCTCCGTGTCGCTGATGGTGCACATCTACACCATCGGCTACATGGCTGACGACCCCGGCTATCAGCGCTTCTTCTCGTACATCTCGCTGTTCACGTTCTCCATGCTGATGCTGGTGATGTCGAACAACATGGTGCAGCTGTTCTTCGGCTGGGAAGCAGTGGGCCTGGTGTCGTACCTGCTGATCGGTTTCTGGTACACCCGCCCGACGGCCATCTTCGCCAACATGAAGGCATTCCTGATCAACCGCGTTGGTGACTTCGGCTTCGTGCTGGGTATCGGCCTGTTGTTCGCGTACGCCGGCACGATGCACTACGGCGAAGTCTTCGCCCAAGCCGACAAGCTGGCCGCGATGACCCTGCCGGGTTCTGACTGGATGCTGCTGACCGTGGCGTGTATCTGCCTGTTCATCGGCGCCATGGGCAAATCGGCCCAGGTTCCGCTGCACGCCTGGCTGCCTGACTCCATGGAAGGCCCGACCCCGATCTCCGCGCTGATCCACGCCGCCACCATGGTGACGGCCGGTATCTTCATGGTGGCGCGCTTCTCGCCGCTGTTCGAACTGTCGGACGTGGCGCTGTCGTTCATCATCGTGATCGGCGCCATCGGCGCGCTGTTCCTGGGCATCCTGGGCATCATCCAGACGGACATCAAGCGCGTTGTCGCGTACTCCACGCTGTCGCAGCTGGGCTACATGACCGTCGCGCTGGGCGCCTCGGCCTACTCGGTGGCCATTTTCCACCTGATGACCCACGCCTTCTTCAAGGCGCTGCTGTTCCTGGGCGCGGGCTCGGTCATCATCGGCATGCACCACGACCAGGACATCCGCAACATGGGCGGCCTGCGCAAGTACATGCCCATCACCTGGATCACGTTCCTGCTGGGTACGCTGGCCCTGGTTGGCACGCCGTTCTTCTCGGGTTTCTACTCGAAGGAAAACATCATCGAAGCGGCCGGCCACGCCAACGTCTGGGGCGCAAGCTTCGCGTACTACGCCGTGCTGATCGGTGTGTTCGTGACGTCGCTGTACTCGTTCCGCGTGTACTTCCTGGTCTTCCACGGCAAGGAACGCTTTGACACCAGCGACCACGGTCACGGCCACGACGATCATGCCCATGACGACCACGGTCACGGTCACGATGACCACGGCCACGGCCATCATGGCGGCAAGCCGCATGAGTCGCCCTGGGTGGTGACGCTGCCGCTGATCCTGCTGGCGATTCCGTCGGTGCTGGTTGGCGCCTGGGCGGTTGACCCGATGCTGTTCGGCAAGTTCTTCAACGGCGTGATCACGGTGCTGCCGCAGCATCCGGCCATGCACGAACTGCAAGAAGAATGGCACGGCTGGGTTGCCTATGGCCTGCATGCCTTCCAGACCCTGCCGTTCTGGCTGGTCGTGGCTGGTTTCGTCATTGCCTGGTACTGCTACCTGATCAATCCCAAGGTTCCGGCCGCCATCAAGGCCAACCTGTCCGGCGTGAACAAGGTGCTTGAAAACAAGTACTACGTGGACTGGGTCAACGAGCAGATCATCGCTCGCGGCATGCGCGCCCTGGGCCGTGGCCTGTGGCAGACAGGCGACCGTGGCATCATCGATGGCCTGCTGGTCAACGGTAGCGCTCGCCTGGTCGGCTGGGTGGCCGCGGTCAGCCGCCACCTGCAGTCCGGCTTCATCTATCACTACGCGTTCGCGATGATCATCGGCATCATGGCGCTGGTGACTTTCTTTGTGCTGATTCCCCAATGATGGCAAGCGAGATGGCATCCAACACTTTCCCCTGGCTCACGCTTGCGATCTTTGTCCCGATCGTATTCGGCCTGCTGGTGCTGGCGGTGGGCCGTGACGACCGTCCCGGTCTGGCGCGCGGCTTGTCGCTGGCTGGCGCCGTTGCCGGTTTCCTCGTCACGATTCCGCTCTACACCGGTTTTGACAACACCACGGCTGCCATGCAGTTCGTGGAAAAGGCCTCGTGGATCGAAGCCTTCAACGTCAACTACCACCTGGGCATCGACGGCATTTCTCTGTGGTTCGTCCTCCTGACCGCGTTCATCACCGTCATCGTGGTGCTGGCCGGCTGGGAAGTCATCACCAGCCGCGTGGCGCAGTACATGGCCGCCTTCCTGATCCTGTCGGGTCTGATGGTGGGCGTGTTCGCCGCGCTGGACGGCATGCTGTTCTACGTGTTCTTCGAAGCCACGCTGATCCCGATGTACATCATCATCGGGGCGTGGGGCGGCGATAACCGTATCTACGCGGCATTCAAGTTCTTCCTTTACACGCTGATGGGTTCCCTGTTGACCCTGATCGCGTTCATCTACCTGTGGCATGCATCGGGTGGTTCGTTCGACATCCTGACCTGGCACCAGGTCAAGCTGGGCCAGACCGAACAGATCCTGATCTTCGTGGCGCTGCTGGCGGCGTTCGCGGTGAAGGTGCCGATGTGGCCGGTGCACACGTGGTTGCCGGACGTGCACGTGGAAGCGCCCACGGGCGGCTCCATCGTGCTGGCCGCAATCATGCTGAAGCTGGGCGCCTATGGCTTCCTGCGCTTCTCGCTGCCGATCACGCCCGATGCCTCGCACAGCTTGGCCGGCCTGATGATCACGCTGTCGCTGATCGCGGTGATCTATATCGGCCTGGTGGCGATCATCCAGGAAGACATGAAGAAGCTGGTGGCTTATTCGTCGGTGGCCCACATGGGTTTCGTGACGCTGGGCTTCTTCATCTTCAACACGGCCGGCGTCGAAGGCGCCATCGTGCAGATGATTTCCCACGGCTTCGTGTCGGGCGCCATGTTCATGTGTATCGGCGTCTTGTACGACCGCATGCACTCGCGCCAGATCGCCGATTACGGTGGTGTGGTCAACGTGATGCCGCGTTTCGCCACGTTCTTCATCCTGTTCTCGATGGCCAACAGCGGCCTGCCGGCCACCAGCGGTTTCGTCGGCGAGTTCATGGTGATCATGGGCGCGGTCGAGCACAACTTCTGGATCGGCCTGTTGGCGGCTACCGCCCTGATCATGGGTGCTGCGTATTCGCTGTGGATGGTCAAGCGTGTGGTCCTGGGCGACATCGCCAATGACCACGTCCGCGAGCTGACCGATATCAACCGCCGCGAATTTGTGATTCTTGGCGTGATGGCGATCGCCGTGTTGTACATGGGGATCTATCCCAAGCCCTTTACCGACGTCATGCACGTATCGGTCGAGGCCCTGCTGCAACACGTTGCCGTCTCGAAACTGTAAGACAAGACAATGATGCAATCCCAAATCGATTTCGCCCTGGCGGCGCCGGAAATCCTTCTGCTGGTTTCCGGCCTGGCTATCCTGCTCGTCGACGCGGTCAGCAATCACCCCGAGCGCAAGCCGACGTTTCTGCTGACCCTGCTGGTGTTGGGCGCGCTGACCGTCGTGTCGGCCGTCCAATGGATGAACGGCGTTGCGGGCGCGACCTTCCACGGTCTGTACGTCACCGACGAACTGTCGCACCTGCTGAAGATCGCGTCCTACATTGCCGTGGGCGCCACGCTGGTCTATGGCCGTGTCTATGCGCAAGTGCGTGACATGCTCAAGGGCGGCGAGCTCTACGTCCTGACGCTGTTCGCGCTGCTGGGCCAGATGGTCATGATTTCCTCCGGGAACCTGATCTCCATCTACCTGGGCCTGGAACTGATGTCGCTGGCGCTGTACGCGCTGATCGCGCTGCGCCGCGATGACGTCGTCGCCACCGAAGCCGCCATGAAGTACTTCGTGCTGGGCGCGTTGGCCTCGGGCTTCCTGCTGTACGGCATGTCGATGGTCTACGGCGCCACGGGTCACCTGGACCTGGCTGAAGTGTCCAAGGTCATCGCCGCCGGCCAAGCCGAGAAGATGGCGCTGGTCTTCGGCATCGTGTTCCTGGTGTCGGGCCTGGCGTTCAAGCTGGGCGCCGTGCCGTTCCACATGTGGGTGCCGGACGTCTACCAAGGTTCGCCGACTGCCGTCACGCTGATCCTGGGCGGCGCGCCCAAGCTGGCCGCCTTCGCCATCACCCTGCGCCTGCTGGTGGATGGCCTGCATGGCCTGGCCGCCGACTGGCAGCCGATGCTGATGATCCTGGCGGTGCTGTCGCTGGCGATCGGTAACCTGACCGCCATCGCGCAGACCAACTTCAAGCGCATGCTGGCGTATTCGACCATCTCGCACATGGGCTTCGTGCTGCTGGGCCTGATGTCGGGTGCGGTGGATGGCAAACCGGAACTGTCGTCGGCCGCCTATGGCGCGTCGCTGTTCTACATGCTGACCTACGTGCTGACCACGCTGGCCAGCTTCGGCATCGTGTTGCTGCTGTCGCGTCAGGGTTTCGAGTGCGAGCACATCGACGATCTGAAGGGCCTGAACCGCCGCAGCCCGTGGCATGCCTTCATCGTGCTGCTGCTGATGTTCTCGCTGGCCGGCATTCCGCCGCTGGTGGGCTTCTACGCCAAGCTGGCCGTGCTGCAAGCGCTGATCAGCGCGGGCCACGTGACGCTGGCGGTGGTGGCGGTGCTGTTCTCGCTGATCGGTGCGTTCTACTACCTGCGTGTCGTCAAGGTCGTTTACTTCGATGAGCCGGTGGCTGATGTGGCCCCGATCGTCGCGACCTGCGGCCAACGCGGTCTGCTGTCGATCAACGGCGCCATGATGCTGGTGCTGGGCTTGTTGCCCGGTGGCCTGATGGCACTGTGCGTACAGGCCATCCGGTCGTCGCTGAGCCTGTAAGCGGGATACAGCCATGAACCAGACGCTGGCGGTATGGCTGTTGATCGCGCTGGCGCTGGTCAGCGCCAACCTGCCGTTCCTGACCGAACGGGTGTTTGCCGTCTTGCCCTGGAAGCAGGGTGGGGCGGTGGCGGTCAAGCCGTTCTGGATGCGTCTGGTTGAAGTGCTGGTGTTTTACGCCATCGTCGGCGCGTTGGGTTTTGCCTTCGAGTCCACGCTGGGCAATCGGTTTGCCCAGACGTGGGAGTTCTACGCCATTACCCTCAGCCTGTATCTGGTGCTGGCCTATCCGGGCTTCGTGTATCGCTATTTATTCAAGCGTCACCCTCGCTTGCGGGTGTAAAAGCCCCGCCAGTACCTTGAAAACGCCCTACGGGGCGTTTTTCTTTTGGGTGCTTGAAACTCATCACACCTCGGGCCTCGCGGCTTGGAGAGGCTATGGCGGCCGGCGGCGACCGTGTCCCCCTATGCGCCGCCACTGTTGTTTTTTCATCTTTTTGCGCACCACTCAGCTTTCATTCAGGTGTCATTCAGCCGCCAGGATCAAAATCGCAACCTGTAAAAAAACAAGAATCGTTGCTATTCACGTTCTGGAGAAGCTGGTTTGAAGCCCCAAGATTCGTATTCACTGAATACGCTCGCTACCTCGCTTGCCGCGGCCATAGCGGCGCCCGCCCTGTTCATCAG harbors:
- a CDS encoding NADH-quinone oxidoreductase subunit J, which produces MTFTTVLFYILAAVLVIAAFRVITARSPVTAVLHLILAFSNAAMLWMLLGAEFLALLLVLVYVGAVMVLFLFVVMMLDIRMDAMRQGLKTYLPLGLVIGLVLVLEMSFVLGSTWYGAGPQAPVAGDYNNARALGEAMYTQYIYAIEVGAALLLVGMVAAIALTLRRRRDVKYNDPVAAVRVRSKDRFRMVSMPAQSERAQAKRDASSGAAAAPQGEKQ
- a CDS encoding NADH-quinone oxidoreductase subunit M → MMASEMASNTFPWLTLAIFVPIVFGLLVLAVGRDDRPGLARGLSLAGAVAGFLVTIPLYTGFDNTTAAMQFVEKASWIEAFNVNYHLGIDGISLWFVLLTAFITVIVVLAGWEVITSRVAQYMAAFLILSGLMVGVFAALDGMLFYVFFEATLIPMYIIIGAWGGDNRIYAAFKFFLYTLMGSLLTLIAFIYLWHASGGSFDILTWHQVKLGQTEQILIFVALLAAFAVKVPMWPVHTWLPDVHVEAPTGGSIVLAAIMLKLGAYGFLRFSLPITPDASHSLAGLMITLSLIAVIYIGLVAIIQEDMKKLVAYSSVAHMGFVTLGFFIFNTAGVEGAIVQMISHGFVSGAMFMCIGVLYDRMHSRQIADYGGVVNVMPRFATFFILFSMANSGLPATSGFVGEFMVIMGAVEHNFWIGLLAATALIMGAAYSLWMVKRVVLGDIANDHVRELTDINRREFVILGVMAIAVLYMGIYPKPFTDVMHVSVEALLQHVAVSKL
- the nuoN gene encoding NADH-quinone oxidoreductase subunit NuoN; this encodes MMQSQIDFALAAPEILLLVSGLAILLVDAVSNHPERKPTFLLTLLVLGALTVVSAVQWMNGVAGATFHGLYVTDELSHLLKIASYIAVGATLVYGRVYAQVRDMLKGGELYVLTLFALLGQMVMISSGNLISIYLGLELMSLALYALIALRRDDVVATEAAMKYFVLGALASGFLLYGMSMVYGATGHLDLAEVSKVIAAGQAEKMALVFGIVFLVSGLAFKLGAVPFHMWVPDVYQGSPTAVTLILGGAPKLAAFAITLRLLVDGLHGLAADWQPMLMILAVLSLAIGNLTAIAQTNFKRMLAYSTISHMGFVLLGLMSGAVDGKPELSSAAYGASLFYMLTYVLTTLASFGIVLLLSRQGFECEHIDDLKGLNRRSPWHAFIVLLLMFSLAGIPPLVGFYAKLAVLQALISAGHVTLAVVAVLFSLIGAFYYLRVVKVVYFDEPVADVAPIVATCGQRGLLSINGAMMLVLGLLPGGLMALCVQAIRSSLSL
- the nuoK gene encoding NADH-quinone oxidoreductase subunit NuoK, coding for MTLTLAHYLILGAILFAIGIFGIFLNRRNLIILLMSIELVLLAVNMNFVAFSSWFGDTAGQVFVFFILTVAAAEAAIGLAILVLLFRNLNTINVDELDRLKG
- a CDS encoding DUF2818 family protein, which encodes MNQTLAVWLLIALALVSANLPFLTERVFAVLPWKQGGAVAVKPFWMRLVEVLVFYAIVGALGFAFESTLGNRFAQTWEFYAITLSLYLVLAYPGFVYRYLFKRHPRLRV
- the nuoL gene encoding NADH-quinone oxidoreductase subunit L, translated to MSSSPNLYLLIALAPLAGAILAGLFGTGFLGRPIGRRASHVITILGVLISAIGSVVVLGDVLNGLRFDGAVYTWSLIGQTKLEIGFLIDPLSAMMMVVVTSVSLMVHIYTIGYMADDPGYQRFFSYISLFTFSMLMLVMSNNMVQLFFGWEAVGLVSYLLIGFWYTRPTAIFANMKAFLINRVGDFGFVLGIGLLFAYAGTMHYGEVFAQADKLAAMTLPGSDWMLLTVACICLFIGAMGKSAQVPLHAWLPDSMEGPTPISALIHAATMVTAGIFMVARFSPLFELSDVALSFIIVIGAIGALFLGILGIIQTDIKRVVAYSTLSQLGYMTVALGASAYSVAIFHLMTHAFFKALLFLGAGSVIIGMHHDQDIRNMGGLRKYMPITWITFLLGTLALVGTPFFSGFYSKENIIEAAGHANVWGASFAYYAVLIGVFVTSLYSFRVYFLVFHGKERFDTSDHGHGHDDHAHDDHGHGHDDHGHGHHGGKPHESPWVVTLPLILLAIPSVLVGAWAVDPMLFGKFFNGVITVLPQHPAMHELQEEWHGWVAYGLHAFQTLPFWLVVAGFVIAWYCYLINPKVPAAIKANLSGVNKVLENKYYVDWVNEQIIARGMRALGRGLWQTGDRGIIDGLLVNGSARLVGWVAAVSRHLQSGFIYHYAFAMIIGIMALVTFFVLIPQ